A single region of the Microtus ochrogaster isolate Prairie Vole_2 chromosome 2, MicOch1.0, whole genome shotgun sequence genome encodes:
- the Adamts1 gene encoding A disintegrin and metalloproteinase with thrombospondin motifs 1, translating into MQPAVPLGSRKQRLCSDMGHVQPAAKSRASLPSPTLFLLLASVAMLLCVRGAEGRPAEEDEELVLPSLERDPGHDSTTRLRLEAFGQQLHLKLQPDSGFLAPGFTLQTVGRSPGSEAQHLDPTGDLAHCFYSGTVNGDPSSAAALSLCEGVRGAFYLQGEEFFIQPAPEVATERLVPAVPEKESPAPPQFHILRRRRRGSGGAKCGVMDDETLPTGDSHPESRDPRTQRPLRDPTQQEAGKPTGPGNIRKKRFVSSPRYVETMLVADQSMADFHGSGLKHYLLTLFSVAARFYKHPSIRNSISLVVVKILVIYEEQKGPEVTSNAALTLRNFCSWQKQHNPPSDRDAEHYDTAILFTRQDLCGSHTCDTLGMADVGTVCDPSRSCSVIEDDGLQAAFTTAHELGHVFNMPHDDAKHCASLNGVSGDSHLMASMLSSLDHSQPWSPCSAYMVTSFLDNGHGECLMDKPQNPIKLPSDLPGTLYDANRQCQFTFGEESKHCPDAASTCSTLWCTGTSGGLLVCQTKHFPWADGTSCGEGKWCVSGKCVNKTDMKHFATPVHGSWGTWGPWGECSRTCGGGVQYTMRECDNPVPKNGGKYCEGKRVRYRSCNTEDCPXXSGKTFREEQCEAHNEFSKASFGNEPTVEWAPKYAGVSPKDRCKLICQAKGIGYFFVLQPKVVDGTPCSPDSTSVCVQGQCVKAGCDRIIDSKKKFDKCGVCGGNGSTCKKISGSVTSTSPGYHDIVTIPAGATNIEVKHRNQRGSRNNGSFLAIRAADGTYILNGNFTLSTLEQDLTYRGTVLRYSGSSAALERIRSFSPLKEPLTIQVLMVGHAIRPKIKYTYFVKKKRESFNAIPTFSEWVIEEWGECSKSCGSGWQRRVVECRDINGRPASECAKEVKPASTRPCAEWPCPHWQVGDWSPCSKTCGKGYKKRTLKCLSHDGGVLSNESCDPLKKPKHYIDFCTLAQCS; encoded by the exons ATGCAGCCAGCAGTCCCTTTGGGGTCACGCAAGCAGAGGCTCTGCTCCGACATGGGGCACGTCCAGCCGGCAGCTAAGTCTCGGGCCTCTCTGCCTTCACCCACATTATTCTTGCTGCTCGCTTCCGTAGCGATGCTGCTGTGTGTGCGGGGCGCAGAAGGGCGCCCCGCGGAGGAGGACGAGGAGCTGGTGCTTCCTTCGCTGGAGCGCGACCCCGGCCACGATTCCACCACGCGCCTCCGTCTGGAGGCCTTTGGCCAGCAACTGCACCTGAAGCTGCAGCCGGACAGCGGTTTCTTGGCTCCTGGCTTCACCCTCCAGACGGTGGGGCGCAGTCCCGGGTCCGAGGCACAGCATCTGGACCCCACCGGGGACCTGGCGCACTGCTTCTATTCTGGCACCGTGAATGGTGACCCCAGCTCCGCCGCCGCCCTCAGCCTCTGTGAAGGCGTGCGTGGTGCCTTCTACCTGCAGGGCGAGGAGTTCTTCATCCAGCCAGCGCCTGAGGTCGCCACCGAGCGTCTGGTCCCTGCCGTACCGGAGAAGGAGTCGCCGGCACCGCCGCAATTCCACATCCTCAGGAGAAGGCGGAGAGGCAGCGGCGGAGCCAAGTGCGGTGTCATGGACGACGAGACCCTGCCAACCGGCGACTCGCACCCGGAAAGTCGAGACCCCCGGACTCAGCGGCCACTGCGGGACCCCACCCAGCAAGAAGCGGGAAAGCCAACAG GACCTGGAAACATAAGAAAAAAGCGATTTGTGTCCAGCCCCCGTTATGTGGAAACCATGCTCGTGGCGGACCAGTCCATGGCTGACTTCCACGGCAGCGGCCTAAAGCATTACCTTCTGACCTTGTTCTCCGTGGCAGCCAGGTTTTACAAACACCCCAGCATTAGGAATTCAATTAGCCTGGTGGTGGTCAAGATTTTAGTTATATACGAAGAGCAGAAGGGACCAGAGGTTACCTCCAATGCTGCTCTCACCCTGCGGAACTTCTGCAGCTGGCAGAAGCAACACAACCCTCCCAGTGACCGGGATGCAGAGCACTATGACACAGCCATTCTGTTCACCAGGCAG GATTTATGTGGCTCCCACACATGTGATACTCTGGGGATGGCTGACGTTGGAACTGTGTGTGACCCCAGCAGAAGCTGTTCAGTCATAGAAGATGATGGTTTGCAAGCTGCCTTCACCACAGCCCATGAATTGG GCCATGTGTTTAACATGCCACATGATGATGCCAAGCACTGTGCCAGCCTTAATGGTGTGAGCGGGGATTCTCATCTGATGGCCTCCATGCTTTCCAGCTTGGACCATAGCCAGCCGTGGTCTCCCTGCAGTGCCTACATGGTCACATCATTCCTGGATAACGGCCACG GGGAATGTTTGATGGACAAGCCCCAGAACCCCATCAAGCTCCCATCTGATCTCCCTGGTACCTTATATGACGCCAACCGTCAGTGTCAGTTTACATTTGGAGAGGAATCCAAACACTGCCCCGATGCAGCCAGCACGTGTTCTACCCTATGGTGCACTGGTACCTCTGGTGGCTTACTGGTGTGCCAAACAAAGCACTTCCCTTGGGCAGATGGCACCAGCTGTGGAGAAGGGAAATGGTGTGTCAGTGGCAAGTGTGTGAACAAGACCGACATGAAGCATTTTGCT ACTCCTGTTCATGGAAGCTGGGGGACATGGGGGCCCTGGGGAGAGTGTTCGAGGACCTGCGGTGGAGGAGTTCAGTATACAATGAGAGAATGTGACAACCCAGTGCCCAAAAACGGAGGGAAGTACTGTGAAGGCAAACGAGTTCGCTACAGGTCCTGCAACACCGAGGACTGTCCNNNNN TTTCAGGAAAAACTTTCCGAGAGGAGCAATGTGAAGCCCACAATGAGTTTTCAAAAGCTTCCTTTGGGAATGAGCCCACGGTGGAATGGGCACCCAAGTATGCCGGCGTCTCACCAAAGGACAGGTGCAAGCTCATCTGTCAAGCCAAAGGCATTGGCTACTTCTTTGTTTTACAGCCCAAG GTTGTCGATGGCACTCCCTGTAGTCCAGACTCTACTTCTGTCTGTGTGCAAGGACAGTGTGTAAAAGCTGGTTGTGATCGCATCATAGACTCCAAAAAGAAGTTCGATAAATGTGGCGTTTGTGGAGGCAATGGGTCCACGTGCAAAAAGATATCAGGATCAGTCACTAGTACAAG TCCTGGGTATCATGACATTGTCACAATCCCTGCTGGAGCCACCAACATTGAAGTGAAACACCGGAATCAAAGGGGGTCCAGAAACAATGGCAGCTTTCTAGCCATCAGAGCTGCAGATGGCACCTATATCCTGAATGGAAACTTTACTCTGTCCACACTAGAGCAAGACCTTACCTACAGAGGAACTGTCCTAAGATACAGTGGCTCCTCGGCAGCGTTGGAAAGAATCCGCAGCTTCAGTCCGCTCAAAGAACCACTAACTATCCAGGTTCTTATGGTGGGCCACGCTATCCGACCCAAAATCAAATACACCTACTTtgtgaagaagaagagggaaTCATTCAATGCTATCCCCACATTTTCAGAGTGGGTGATTGAAGAGTGGGGGGAATGCTCCAAGTCATGTGGGTCCGGTTGGCAGAGAAGAGTGGTCGAATGCAGAGACATTAACGGGCGCCCTGCTTCCGAGTGTGCCAAGGAAGTGAAGCCAGCAAGTACCAGACCGTGTGCAGAGTGGCCTTGCCCGCACTGGCAGGTGGGGGATTGGTCACCATGTTCCAAAACTTGTGGGAAGGGCTATAAGAAGAGAACCTTAAAGTGTCTGTCCCATGATGGGGGAGTGCTGTCCAATGAGAGCTGTGATCCTCTGAAGAAACCAAAGCATTACATTGACTTCTGCACACTGGCACAGTGCAGTTAG